From Nicotiana tabacum cultivar K326 chromosome 20, ASM71507v2, whole genome shotgun sequence, one genomic window encodes:
- the LOC107791229 gene encoding acetate--CoA ligase CCL3, whose protein sequence is MAERDIDDLPKNSANYTALTPLWFLDRAATVYPNRKSLIHGSVEYTWHQTYRRCRQLASALTKRSVTFGSTVAVIAPNVPALYEAHFGIPMAGAVLNAVNVRLNAQTIAFLLGHSLAAVVMVDQEYFPLAEEALKVWENNSKGKFKAPVLIVIADKNCDPTPVQYALEKGAIEYEKFLETGDPDFQWMPPEDEWQTIALGYTSGTTASPKGVVLHHRGAYLMALSNAVIWSMQEGAVYLWTLPLFHCNGWCFAWTIAAICGTNICLRQVTAKAVYSAIAHLGVTHFSAAPVVLNTIVNAPKEETILPLPRLVHVSTAGASPPPSVLAAMSQRGFRVLHTYGLSETYGPSTVCTWKPEWDLLPPDVQARLHARQGVRYVGLERLDVVTTKDMKPVPADGKTIGEIVFRGNVVMKGYLKNPKANEDAFAGGWYHSGDLAVKHPDGYIEIKDRSKDIIISGGENISSVEVENILYLHPAILEVSVVARPDEQWGESPCAFVTLKADVKKTDQQQLAEDIMNFSRSKMPKYWVPKSVVFGPLPKTATGKIQKHLLRTKAKEMGPVKKSRL, encoded by the exons ATGGCGGAAAGAGACATAGATGATCTTCCAAAGAATTCAGCGAACTACACCGCGTTAACTCCGTTATGGTTTTTAGATAGAGCAGCGACGGTGTATCCAAATCGCAAGTCGTTAATTCATGGCTCCGTTGAGTACACGTGGCACCAGACTTATCGCCGTTGCCGTCAATTGGCCTCTGCTCTTACCAAACGGTCCGTCACCTTTGGTAGCACG GTTGCAGTTATTGCCCCAAACGTCCCCGCTTTGTATGAAGCTCATTTTGGAATTCCAATGGCTGGAGCTGTTTTAAACGCTGTCAATGTCCGTCTAAATGCACAAACGATTGCTTTTCTTTTGGGCCATAGCTTGGCTGCTGTTGTCATGGTGGACCAAGAGTATTTTCCCTTGGCCGAGGAAGCTTTAAAAGTATGGGAAAATAACAGTAAAGGAAAATTTAAGGCTCCAGTTCTGATTGTAATTGCTGATAAAAACTGTGATCCAACACCGGTCCAATATGCTCTTGAGAAAGGGGCAATTGAATACGAGAAATTCCTAGAAACTGGCGATCCAGACTTTCAATGGATGCCACCAGAGGATGAGTGGCAAACTATTGCTTTGGGCTATACTTCCGGCACAACAGCTAGTCCTAAAGGAGTGGTGCTGCACCATCGTGGGGCTTATCTTATGGCGCTGAGTAATGCTGTGATTTGGAGCATGCAAGAGGGAGCTGTTTATCTGTGGACTCTACCACTGTTTCACTGTAATGGTTGGTGTTTCGCTTGGACAATTGCTGCAATTTGTGGGACTAACATATGCCTTAGACAG GTAACCGCAAAGGCTGTTTACTCGGCTATAGCCCATCTTGGTGTGACTCATTTTTCTGCTGCACCTGTGGTTCTCAATACCATAGTTAATGCCCCAAAAGAGGAGACCATCCTTCCTTTGCCTCGTCTTGTGCACGTCAGCACAGCCGGtgcttctcctcctccttctgtTCTTGCAGCAATGTCACAACGTGGCTTCCGTGTCTTACACACTTATGGCCTTTCTGAAACCTATGGCCCCTCCACTGTATGCACGTGGAAGCCCGAGTGGGATTTACTTCCCCCGGATGTCCAGGCACGTCTGCATGCACGCCAAGGTGTGAGATATGTTGGTTTGGAGCGATTAGATGTTGTTACCACGAAAGACATGAAACCTGTCCCAGCAGACGGAAAAACAATAGGAGAGATTGTATTCAGAGGTAATGTTGTAATGAAAGGGTACCTGAAGAATCCTAAAGCTAACGAGGACGCTTTTGCTGGAGGCTGGTATCACTCGGGTGATCTTGCAGTTAAGCATCCGGACGGATATATAGAAATCAAAGACAGATCAAAGGACATCATCATTTCCGGTGGTGAAAACATAAGTAGTGTCGAGGTCGAGAATATCCTATATCTACATCCAGCAATACTAGAGGTATCTGTAGTGGCAAGGCCGGATGAGCAGTGGGGCGAGTCGCCTTGTGCATTCGTGACATTAAAGGCTGATGTGAAGAAAACAGACCAACAACAGTTGGCAGAAGATATTATGAACTTTAGTCGATCGAAAATGCCTAAGTACTGGGTTCCAAAATCAGTTGTGTTTGGACCATTGCCAAAGACTGCTACTGGGAAAATACAAAAGCACTTGTTGAGGACAAAGGCAAAGGAGATGGGACCAGTGAAGAAGAGTAGATTGTAA
- the LOC107791230 gene encoding mitochondrial import inner membrane translocase subunit TIM22-4 isoform X2 produces MSDRATESNEAQSSSEEAQKPQIEPIRMPTVEEIRGQDIWNNCAVRSVVSGVMGGGLGLFMGLFLGALDNPIMQEEMTTRQQLVYQAKQMGRRSWSSCKTFAVMGLVFSAAECVVEKARAKHDMTNTAVAGCVTGGTLSARGGPKAACAGCAGFATFSVLIEKFLDRYH; encoded by the exons ATGAGTGATCGAGCAACTGAATCAAATGAGGCACAGTCAAGCTCAGAAGAAGCTCAGAAGCCTCAGATTGAGCCTATTCGGATGCCTACTGTGGAGGAAATAAGGGGACAAGACATTTGGAACAACTGTGCTGTTCGTAGTGTTGTTAGTGGAGTCATGG GAGGGGGACTAGGGTTGTTCATGGGTCTGTTTCTAGGGGCACTGGATAACCCAATAATGCAAGAGGAAATGACAACGAGGCAACAACTTGTATACCAAGCAAAGCAGATGGGTCGGAGGAGTTGGAGTTCCTGCAAAACTTTTGCTGTTATGGGTTTGGTTTTCTCTGCTGCTGAATGTGTCGTTGAGAAG GCACGGGCAAAGCATGACATGACAAATACAGCAGTAGCAGGGTGCGTAACAGGAGGCACATTATCAGCTAGAG GTGGCCCAAAAGCTGCATGTGCAGGTTGTGCTGGCTTTGCTACATTTTCAGTCCTGATTGAGAAGTTCTTGGATAGATATCACTAA
- the LOC107791230 gene encoding mitochondrial import inner membrane translocase subunit TIM22-4 isoform X1 has translation MSDRATESNEAQSSSEEAQKPQIEPIRMPTVEEIRGQDIWNNCAVRSVVSGVMGGGLGLFMGLFLGALDNPIMQEEMTTRQQLVYQAKQMGRRSWSSCKTFAVMGLVFSAAECVVEKARAKHDMTNTAVAGCVTGGTLSARGGQGFEPWKQPLAKMQGKVAYNRPLWFSPSPDLAHSGSLVHRAPFHVIGM, from the exons ATGAGTGATCGAGCAACTGAATCAAATGAGGCACAGTCAAGCTCAGAAGAAGCTCAGAAGCCTCAGATTGAGCCTATTCGGATGCCTACTGTGGAGGAAATAAGGGGACAAGACATTTGGAACAACTGTGCTGTTCGTAGTGTTGTTAGTGGAGTCATGG GAGGGGGACTAGGGTTGTTCATGGGTCTGTTTCTAGGGGCACTGGATAACCCAATAATGCAAGAGGAAATGACAACGAGGCAACAACTTGTATACCAAGCAAAGCAGATGGGTCGGAGGAGTTGGAGTTCCTGCAAAACTTTTGCTGTTATGGGTTTGGTTTTCTCTGCTGCTGAATGTGTCGTTGAGAAG GCACGGGCAAAGCATGACATGACAAATACAGCAGTAGCAGGGTGCGTAACAGGAGGCACATTATCAGCTAGAG gaggtcaggggttcgagccgtggaaacagcctcttgcaaaaatgcagggtaaggttgcgtacaatagacccttatggtTCAGCCCTTCCCCAGATCTCGCGCAtagtgggagcttagtgcaccgggctccCTTTCATGTCATTGGAATGTAA